A genomic stretch from Oleomonas cavernae includes:
- the hrpB gene encoding ATP-dependent helicase HrpB, whose product MDLLPIDDVLPSLLDALARERAVVLEAPTGAGKTTRVPLALLEAGWAKGQRIIMLEPRRLAARAAARRMAQQLGENVGETVGYRVRFDTQVGPKTRIEVVTDGLFTRLIADDPGLEGVVAVLFDEFHERSLDADLGLAFALEAQEALRPDLKLLVMSATLDGDAVAALLGGAPVIRSQGRAYPVTVEWLERREEGPVEPLVARAVRQALAKAQGDILAFLPGKAEIERSAALIEDGLPPGVVLHRLHGDLDLAVQDRALARAPAGTRKVVLATNIAETSLTIEGVTVVVDSGIARIGAFDPGTGMGRLVTTRISQASAEQRRGRAGRLSPGLCLRLWTQAEHRALLPHTPPEIARADMAPVALDLALWGVERPGDLRLLDMPNAGAFAQARGLLQGLGALDAQGRVTDHGRAIARLGAHPRLGHLMIEGRRLGLGAMAARLAALIEGRDPVKRGRDQRDGDLVLRLDALSGRGGNDVDRGLVRQLAQAAAQWCRRLKIDARAPDDRAALGRLVALAYPERVARRRPGGGGLYLMASGQGAKLDPGEPLAAQEWLAIASLDGARRDGRVYLAAVLDHALVEEIFADDIATEAAVAFDATVGGVRARRRRLLGAIVLDDTLWPDPPRDAVAAALVEAIRARGLDCLDWSPAARSLLARVRFLHAQDAARWPDWSAAALLAGLETWAGPYLDGVTRLDAVRRLDLEAILSGSLDWPQRQALEAEAPSHLTVPSGNRHALDYGDGTAPVLAVKLQEMFGAQVTPTVARGRVPVTLHLLSPAGRPVQVTQDLVSFWANGYGAVRSDLRGRYPKHPWPEDPLTAVATAKTKRHLPPA is encoded by the coding sequence ATGGACCTTCTGCCCATCGACGATGTCCTGCCCTCGCTGCTCGACGCCCTGGCGCGCGAGCGGGCGGTGGTGCTCGAGGCGCCCACGGGCGCCGGCAAGACCACGCGCGTACCCTTGGCGCTGCTGGAGGCCGGCTGGGCCAAGGGCCAGCGCATCATCATGCTGGAGCCGCGGCGCCTGGCGGCCCGGGCCGCCGCGCGGCGGATGGCCCAGCAACTGGGCGAAAATGTCGGCGAGACGGTCGGCTACCGCGTGCGCTTCGATACCCAGGTTGGCCCCAAGACCCGGATCGAGGTCGTCACCGACGGCCTGTTCACCCGCCTGATCGCCGACGACCCCGGCCTTGAGGGGGTCGTGGCCGTCCTGTTCGACGAATTCCACGAGCGCAGCCTCGATGCCGATTTAGGCCTGGCCTTCGCCCTCGAAGCCCAGGAGGCGCTGCGGCCGGACCTGAAACTGCTGGTGATGTCGGCGACCCTGGACGGCGACGCGGTTGCGGCCCTGCTGGGCGGCGCGCCGGTGATCCGCTCGCAAGGCCGGGCCTATCCGGTGACGGTCGAATGGCTGGAACGGCGGGAGGAGGGACCGGTCGAACCCCTGGTCGCCCGCGCCGTGCGGCAGGCCCTGGCCAAGGCGCAAGGCGACATCCTGGCCTTCCTGCCGGGCAAGGCCGAGATCGAGCGCAGCGCGGCCCTGATCGAGGACGGCCTGCCGCCCGGCGTCGTCCTGCACCGGCTGCACGGCGACCTGGATCTGGCGGTGCAGGACCGTGCCCTGGCGCGGGCGCCGGCGGGCACGCGCAAGGTGGTGCTGGCGACCAATATCGCCGAGACCAGCCTGACCATCGAGGGTGTGACCGTGGTCGTCGATTCCGGTATCGCCCGGATCGGCGCCTTCGATCCCGGCACCGGCATGGGCAGGCTTGTCACCACCCGCATCTCGCAAGCCTCGGCCGAACAGCGGCGCGGCCGCGCCGGGCGGCTCAGCCCCGGCCTGTGCCTGCGCCTGTGGACGCAGGCGGAACACCGCGCCCTGCTGCCCCACACGCCGCCCGAGATCGCCCGCGCCGACATGGCGCCGGTCGCCCTCGACCTGGCCCTGTGGGGCGTCGAGCGTCCAGGCGACCTGCGCCTGCTCGATATGCCCAACGCCGGCGCCTTTGCCCAGGCACGCGGCCTGTTGCAGGGCCTGGGCGCGCTCGACGCGCAGGGCCGCGTGACCGATCACGGCCGCGCCATCGCCCGCCTGGGCGCCCATCCGCGCCTGGGCCACCTGATGATCGAGGGCCGCCGCCTGGGGCTGGGCGCCATGGCGGCAAGGCTCGCCGCCCTGATCGAAGGGCGCGATCCGGTGAAACGCGGGCGTGACCAGCGGGACGGCGACCTTGTGCTGCGCTTGGACGCGCTCTCGGGGCGGGGCGGCAATGACGTCGATCGCGGCCTGGTCCGTCAGCTGGCCCAGGCCGCGGCGCAATGGTGCCGGCGCCTCAAGATCGATGCCAGGGCGCCCGACGACCGGGCGGCACTGGGCCGGCTGGTGGCGCTGGCCTATCCTGAGCGGGTGGCGCGCCGGCGGCCGGGTGGCGGCGGGCTCTACCTGATGGCCTCGGGCCAGGGGGCGAAGCTCGACCCCGGCGAGCCCTTGGCAGCCCAGGAATGGCTGGCGATCGCCAGCCTGGACGGTGCCCGTCGCGACGGCCGCGTCTATCTCGCCGCCGTGCTGGACCACGCGCTGGTCGAGGAAATCTTCGCCGATGATATTGCGACCGAGGCGGCGGTCGCCTTCGATGCCACGGTGGGCGGCGTGCGGGCTCGCCGTCGCCGCCTGCTGGGGGCCATCGTCCTGGATGACACGCTCTGGCCCGACCCGCCGCGCGACGCCGTTGCCGCGGCCCTGGTCGAGGCTATCCGGGCCCGGGGCCTCGATTGCCTGGATTGGTCGCCGGCCGCGCGCTCCCTGCTGGCGCGCGTCCGCTTCCTCCACGCCCAGGACGCGGCGCGCTGGCCGGACTGGTCGGCGGCTGCCTTGCTGGCGGGCCTGGAGACCTGGGCAGGCCCCTATCTGGACGGGGTGACCAGGCTCGACGCGGTGCGCCGGCTGGATCTCGAGGCGATCTTAAGCGGCAGCCTCGACTGGCCGCAGCGCCAGGCCCTGGAAGCCGAAGCCCCCAGCCACCTCACCGTGCCGTCGGGCAACCGCCATGCGCTGGACTACGGCGACGGCACCGCCCCGGTGCTGGCGGTCAAGCTGCAGGAAATGTTCGGGGCGCAGGTGACACCCACCGTGGCCAGGGGGCGGGTGCCCGTCACCCTGCACCTGCTGTCGCCGGCCGGGCGGCCGGTGCAGGTGACGCAGGACCTGGTCAGCTTCTGGGCCAACGGCTATGGCGCGGTCCGCTCGGACCTGCGCGGGCGCTACCCCAAGCATCCGTGGCCGGAAGATCCCCTGACCGCCGTGGCCACCGCCAAGACCAAGCGCCACCTGCCGCCGGCCTGA
- a CDS encoding trypsin-like serine peptidase encodes MRARSTSLALILVLGLMAPVQADERGSRGAGWGAAPAIDQAPLPKFPGRGAPPAGRPDQRARPQPEGQVDAVPLPLAAIGVVDSPDSFCTGTVIGRRAVLTAAHCVFDHYGNVRTPDSFMAGHGDNGDVIEAEIVEAFVPPSFNLDRFNDTNEIDGLDWAILELDRDVGDVTGIVPVAGFDRSALKAYSGGTRVFVQIGYGEEDGDRVTIRRGCTVIEAWDDNTFGHDCGSVQGDSGGPDLALIDGRWAIIGIESAEIDTDQTKGMDMAVGARAFAREAAKHAN; translated from the coding sequence ATGCGCGCTCGGTCGACTTCCCTGGCACTGATCCTGGTTCTTGGCCTGATGGCACCGGTCCAGGCCGATGAACGCGGGTCCCGCGGGGCCGGCTGGGGGGCGGCGCCGGCAATCGACCAGGCACCGCTGCCGAAGTTTCCCGGGCGCGGCGCCCCGCCGGCCGGCCGGCCCGACCAGCGCGCCCGGCCCCAGCCCGAAGGCCAGGTCGACGCCGTCCCCCTGCCGCTGGCCGCCATCGGCGTGGTCGACTCGCCCGACAGTTTCTGCACCGGCACGGTCATCGGCCGGCGCGCCGTCCTGACCGCGGCGCACTGCGTCTTCGACCATTACGGCAACGTCCGCACGCCCGACAGCTTCATGGCCGGCCATGGCGACAACGGCGACGTGATCGAGGCCGAAATCGTCGAGGCTTTCGTCCCGCCCAGCTTCAACCTCGACCGCTTCAACGACACCAACGAGATCGACGGCCTCGACTGGGCGATCCTGGAACTGGACCGGGATGTCGGCGATGTCACCGGCATCGTGCCGGTGGCCGGCTTCGACCGCTCGGCGCTGAAAGCCTATAGCGGCGGGACCCGCGTCTTCGTCCAGATCGGCTATGGCGAGGAGGACGGCGACCGGGTCACCATCCGCCGCGGCTGCACCGTGATCGAGGCCTGGGACGACAATACCTTCGGCCACGATTGCGGCAGCGTGCAGGGCGACTCGGGCGGCCCTGACCTGGCGCTGATCGACGGCCGATGGGCGATCATCGGCATCGAATCGGCCGAGATCGACACCGACCAGACCAAGGGCATGGACATGGCCGTGGGCGCCCGCGCCTTCGCCCGCGAAGCGGCAAAGCACGCGAACTGA
- a CDS encoding PP2C family protein-serine/threonine phosphatase, with product MTGLVTVSAGASHVGCRRKLNEDAYLVRPEAGMWAVCDGVGGHDAGEVASSSIVASLAALTPPPSASALLAEVRAAVTRVNSQLRYKAGPDRTIASTAAVLLAFGDHFACLWAGDSRVYRLRGDQLEQVSRDHSLVQEMVDKGMITPEQAEHHPRGNVVTRAVGAADRVMLDKVNDRIQPGDIFLLCSDGLSKVVEAAHIVAALAEHPVDVAVNKLIDLALEAGAPDNVTVVAVTFRDASTEETIRPASAA from the coding sequence ATGACGGGGCTGGTCACTGTTTCGGCCGGGGCCAGCCACGTCGGCTGCCGGCGCAAGCTGAACGAGGACGCCTATCTGGTGCGTCCGGAAGCGGGCATGTGGGCGGTGTGCGACGGGGTCGGCGGCCATGACGCGGGCGAGGTCGCCAGCAGCAGCATCGTCGCCTCCCTCGCCGCCCTGACCCCGCCGCCCAGCGCCAGCGCCCTGCTGGCCGAGGTGCGCGCCGCGGTCACCCGGGTGAATTCGCAATTGCGCTACAAGGCCGGGCCGGACCGCACCATCGCCTCGACTGCCGCCGTCCTGCTCGCCTTCGGCGATCATTTCGCCTGCCTGTGGGCGGGCGATTCCCGGGTCTACCGCCTGCGCGGCGACCAACTCGAACAGGTGTCGCGCGACCACAGCCTGGTCCAGGAGATGGTCGACAAGGGCATGATCACGCCCGAGCAGGCCGAACACCACCCGCGCGGCAATGTGGTGACGCGGGCGGTGGGCGCCGCCGACCGGGTGATGCTGGACAAGGTGAACGACCGCATCCAGCCCGGCGACATCTTCCTGCTGTGCTCGGACGGGCTCAGCAAGGTGGTGGAGGCGGCGCACATCGTCGCCGCCCTGGCCGAACACCCGGTCGATGTCGCGGTCAACAAGCTGATCGACCTGGCCCTGGAGGCCGGCGCCCCGGACAATGTCACCGTGGTCGCCGTGACCTTCCGCGATGCCAGCACCGAAGAGACGATCCGGCCGGCCTCGGCCGCCTGA
- a CDS encoding DUF1036 domain-containing protein, with protein sequence MRIGAVAIATLMATGVALAAAPAFAEYKVCNKTKLTTSVAVGYYDDKTANGVEDGVWVSEGWWNVEAGKCADLIKGPLKVRYVYVYAEHPDGSGWSGDSNFCVKQAEFTIRGNENCERRGFETKGFSEVDTGADGKSYTTNLTD encoded by the coding sequence ATGCGCATCGGAGCGGTCGCGATTGCGACACTGATGGCCACGGGCGTGGCACTGGCGGCGGCGCCCGCCTTCGCCGAATACAAGGTTTGCAACAAGACCAAGCTGACCACCTCGGTCGCGGTCGGTTATTACGACGACAAGACCGCTAACGGCGTCGAGGACGGCGTCTGGGTCTCCGAGGGTTGGTGGAATGTCGAGGCCGGCAAGTGCGCGGACCTGATCAAGGGGCCGCTGAAGGTCCGCTACGTCTATGTCTATGCCGAGCATCCCGACGGCAGCGGCTGGAGCGGCGACTCGAATTTCTGCGTCAAGCAGGCCGAGTTCACCATCCGCGGCAACGAGAATTGCGAGCGCCGCGGCTTCGAGACCAAGGGGTTCTCGGAGGTCGACACGGGCGCGGACGGCAAGTCCTACACCACCAACCTGACCGACTGA